Proteins co-encoded in one Candidatus Thiodictyon syntrophicum genomic window:
- a CDS encoding DUF4157 domain-containing protein — MPDPATPVAAPAPSPPIVRRVCDDCAREDETVRRRTPDGDAPGVDSREAPPGVHAVLNAPGQPLDRGARAFFESRLDRDLGEVRIHTDGAAGRSALAVGAQAYAVGRHIAFAPGRYAPNTQAGRYLLGHELPHTIQQGTNPRTLRRAPPPTPATQPATVPTPGPTDCRCAQCGGPGRRRGTEHGELCGHQWAGRPGQPAHPALPDDGPGHRDRLPGWAHGRQGRHGPYRDGRHRHAERHRCPRHRPLFRQPFGRDPDHPAHQHRQPQGPCRRPRGRDPVRGPVRRRRLCRRSHRLQLGGWSGRPHDPVRPGLPRAAPQRPRPQPDP; from the coding sequence ATGCCGGACCCGGCAACGCCGGTCGCCGCCCCGGCGCCCTCCCCGCCCATTGTGCGCCGGGTCTGCGACGACTGCGCCCGGGAGGACGAGACGGTGCGGCGCCGGACCCCGGACGGCGACGCGCCAGGGGTCGACTCACGGGAGGCCCCGCCGGGCGTCCACGCCGTCCTGAACGCGCCCGGACAGCCCTTGGACCGCGGGGCCCGGGCCTTCTTCGAGTCCCGGCTCGACCGCGACCTGGGCGAGGTGCGCATCCACACGGACGGTGCGGCCGGTCGGTCGGCCCTGGCGGTCGGCGCCCAGGCCTATGCCGTCGGGCGGCATATCGCCTTCGCCCCCGGCCGCTATGCCCCGAACACCCAGGCCGGCCGGTACCTCCTGGGCCATGAACTGCCCCACACCATCCAGCAGGGGACCAACCCCCGGACCCTGCGCCGCGCCCCGCCGCCGACACCAGCGACCCAGCCGGCGACGGTCCCGACCCCGGGGCCGACGGACTGTCGGTGCGCGCAGTGTGGAGGTCCTGGTCGGCGCCGCGGCACCGAGCACGGTGAACTGTGCGGCCACCAATGGGCTGGGCGCCCTGGTCAACCCGCCCACCCAGCCCTGCCCGACGATGGACCCGGCCACCGAGACCGCCTTCCAGGATGGGCTCACGGTCGCCAAGGACGCCATGGCCCGTATCGAGACGGCCGTCACCGGCACGCCGAACGCCACCGATGCCCCCGTCATCGACCGCTTTTTCGGCAACCATTCGGCCGCGACCCTGACCACCCTGCGCACCAACATCGGCAACCTCAAGGCCCATGTCGACGGCCTCGCGGCCGTGACCCAGTGCGGGGGCCAGTGCGACGTCGGCGGCTGTGCAGAAGGTCCCATCGCCTACAACTCGGGGGTTGGTCTGGCCGCCCCCATGACCCTGTGCGTCCCGGTCTTCCGCGGGCTGCACCTCAACGACCGCGCCCGCAACCTGATCCATGA
- a CDS encoding SUMF1/EgtB/PvdO family nonheme iron enzyme, with product MPSPDTDRPIRLLHLSDIHFRAGQAWDSDPVLRALVRFIGEEVQGGLSPDLVVITGDLAFAGKADEYQLARTWLLDRLWPALSPAAPRALPRDALLLVPGNHDVDRGEVDDVASMVQEGLLTKADQNRIAAVLSHPGQRAALTKRHVPFLAFYGDWLGEAPPLPWWQRSISINGQRLHIAGLDSAWIACGDHDRGNLLLGSYQLSQTVLHPDADGADWRLALLHHPWDYLAEFDCAEARQSIHLHRDLVLRGHLHAGEAAFIRPPDPARACLELAAGCVYDGSRHPNAFQWIELWPDPKRVRVQLRAWVKGAWQIDRNQPGCEDGGAEFLLAPPDSGTAAGAALPPPVDPRKYLADLWTETAHLAIRGLVTGGAKAHRFPIADLYIELQATGAATGPDRERQDPHLSARADHPLRAALVNPRLVIVGDPGCGKTTFLRWVAHCLAADRLGRDPGAAAQRLGLAPGPTGVRLPLLVPIVDWLDFMERAKARHQGPPLAECADWLPEYLGSRAEHANQGLTADAFRRLLTDGEALILLDGLDEAPDRLQRQQAATLIEHLALAYPDCPLVVTSRPAALQDTPVLTGFAQTTIEALDPGAIDGFLGRWSRALFADHPERAQAHHAELTAALASRPEIRRLARNTVMLTALAVVHWNDKRLPEQRAELYESIIRWLSEARERRPGREKPQRCRQLLADLALAMQTEARGRQVQVSRHWAAERLAHRFGLADDAEARERADAFLAEEEIDSGLIVRRGHQLKFWHLTFQEYLAAQALGGRGDAERTTLLLSPGVTEVPALYRPEWRETVLLLGGVLWLQGQDRVDDLVAAVLQSLGETPTRAEQARAAGLLGALVRDLAPFSYRPADPRYGQCLNAAVAVFDPAQAGAIPLADRIAAADALAQAGDPRLGWTQPGRWVALPGGRFAMGAQRQDQAVPGYDPEADDHEAPVHSVTLADFRISRFPVTVAEFAGFLDDEDSADPRWWQAGGADQPPEPNDWESQQAYPSRPVVNLSWYQAMAFCAWLTGKLARPQGAEGTLWLPPGLAVRLPTEAEWEYAARGESGRRYPWGDAPPDAQRANYGETKVGHETPVGIFPGDCTPDGVLDLAGNVLEWCLDVYRKEFYAECQGQGTAVDPCATGDGGSSRVLRGGAFDVRAGVLRSSFRNWFESWGRVQGVGFRCVLAAPRQP from the coding sequence ATGCCAAGCCCTGACACCGACCGCCCCATCCGCCTGTTGCACCTGTCGGATATCCACTTCCGTGCCGGTCAGGCGTGGGACTCAGACCCCGTCTTGCGCGCCTTGGTGCGGTTCATCGGCGAGGAAGTCCAAGGCGGGCTCAGTCCTGACTTGGTGGTCATCACCGGTGACCTAGCCTTCGCCGGCAAGGCCGATGAGTACCAACTCGCGCGTACCTGGCTGTTGGATCGGCTGTGGCCCGCCCTGTCGCCGGCCGCACCCCGAGCACTGCCGCGGGACGCGTTGCTGTTGGTACCCGGCAACCATGACGTGGACCGCGGCGAGGTCGATGATGTGGCCAGCATGGTTCAGGAGGGTCTACTGACCAAGGCTGATCAGAACCGAATCGCCGCCGTCCTCAGCCACCCTGGCCAGCGCGCGGCCCTGACCAAGCGCCACGTCCCCTTTCTGGCCTTCTATGGGGACTGGCTCGGCGAGGCACCGCCCCTACCCTGGTGGCAGCGTAGCATCTCGATTAACGGCCAGCGACTACACATCGCCGGGCTCGATTCCGCTTGGATAGCTTGCGGCGATCATGACCGCGGTAACCTCCTGCTCGGTAGCTACCAGCTCAGTCAGACGGTGCTTCACCCGGACGCCGACGGCGCCGACTGGCGCCTCGCCCTGCTGCACCACCCCTGGGACTACCTGGCGGAGTTCGACTGCGCCGAGGCGCGCCAGAGCATCCACCTGCACCGGGACCTGGTCCTGCGCGGCCACCTGCACGCGGGTGAGGCCGCCTTCATCCGGCCCCCGGACCCGGCCCGCGCCTGCCTGGAACTGGCCGCCGGCTGCGTCTACGACGGTAGCCGCCATCCCAACGCCTTCCAGTGGATCGAGTTGTGGCCCGACCCCAAGCGGGTGCGGGTGCAGTTGCGCGCCTGGGTCAAGGGCGCCTGGCAGATCGATCGGAACCAACCGGGCTGTGAAGATGGCGGGGCGGAGTTTCTCCTCGCCCCGCCCGATTCCGGGACCGCAGCGGGTGCAGCGCTGCCGCCCCCCGTCGATCCCCGCAAGTACCTGGCCGACCTCTGGACCGAGACCGCCCACCTCGCTATCCGCGGGCTGGTCACGGGCGGCGCCAAAGCCCACCGCTTTCCCATCGCCGACCTCTACATTGAACTCCAGGCAACCGGCGCGGCAACCGGGCCAGACCGCGAGCGCCAAGACCCACACCTTAGCGCCCGTGCCGACCACCCCCTGCGCGCCGCCCTGGTCAACCCGCGGCTCGTCATCGTCGGCGACCCCGGCTGCGGCAAGACCACCTTCCTGCGTTGGGTCGCCCACTGCCTGGCCGCCGACCGGCTCGGCCGCGACCCGGGCGCCGCCGCCCAGCGCCTGGGCCTGGCACCCGGTCCGACCGGGGTTCGCCTGCCGCTCTTGGTCCCCATCGTCGACTGGCTCGACTTCATGGAGCGGGCCAAGGCCCGGCACCAGGGACCGCCGCTGGCCGAGTGCGCCGACTGGCTCCCGGAGTACCTGGGTTCCCGCGCCGAACACGCCAACCAGGGTCTGACGGCGGACGCCTTCCGCCGCCTGCTGACCGACGGTGAGGCCCTGATCCTACTCGACGGACTCGACGAGGCCCCCGACCGACTCCAGCGCCAACAGGCGGCGACCCTGATCGAGCACCTGGCCCTGGCCTACCCGGACTGCCCCCTGGTCGTCACCAGCCGCCCCGCCGCCCTCCAAGACACCCCCGTCCTGACCGGCTTCGCCCAGACCACGATCGAGGCCTTGGACCCCGGCGCCATCGACGGCTTCCTCGGGCGCTGGAGCCGCGCCCTCTTCGCGGACCATCCAGAACGCGCCCAGGCCCATCACGCTGAGCTGACCGCGGCGCTCGCCTCCCGCCCCGAGATCCGCCGCCTCGCCCGCAACACCGTCATGCTGACCGCGCTCGCCGTGGTGCACTGGAACGACAAGCGCCTGCCCGAGCAGCGCGCCGAGCTCTATGAATCCATCATCCGGTGGCTGAGCGAGGCCCGCGAGCGGCGCCCCGGGCGGGAAAAGCCGCAGCGCTGCCGCCAACTCCTGGCGGACCTGGCGCTCGCCATGCAGACCGAGGCCCGGGGCCGCCAGGTCCAGGTCAGCCGCCACTGGGCGGCCGAGCGCCTCGCCCACCGCTTCGGTCTGGCCGACGACGCCGAGGCCCGCGAGCGCGCCGACGCCTTCCTGGCGGAGGAGGAGATCGACAGTGGCCTCATCGTGCGCCGCGGCCACCAGCTCAAATTCTGGCACCTGACCTTTCAGGAATACCTGGCCGCCCAGGCCCTGGGCGGGCGCGGGGATGCCGAGCGGACCACGCTGCTCCTGAGCCCCGGCGTTACCGAGGTCCCCGCGCTCTATCGGCCGGAGTGGCGGGAGACGGTCCTGCTGCTGGGCGGCGTGCTCTGGTTGCAGGGTCAGGACCGGGTCGACGACCTGGTCGCCGCCGTCCTCCAGTCCTTGGGCGAGACCCCCACCCGGGCCGAACAGGCGCGCGCTGCTGGGCTCCTGGGCGCCCTGGTGCGGGATCTGGCCCCCTTCAGCTACCGCCCGGCGGACCCACGCTACGGCCAGTGCCTGAATGCCGCAGTGGCCGTCTTCGACCCGGCACAGGCCGGCGCCATCCCGCTCGCCGATCGCATCGCCGCCGCCGACGCGCTCGCCCAGGCGGGCGACCCGCGACTGGGCTGGACCCAACCCGGGCGCTGGGTGGCACTGCCCGGCGGGCGCTTCGCGATGGGTGCGCAGAGGCAGGACCAGGCGGTGCCGGGCTACGACCCCGAGGCCGACGACCACGAGGCCCCGGTTCACAGCGTGACCCTCGCCGACTTCCGGATCAGCCGCTTCCCGGTCACCGTTGCCGAGTTTGCCGGGTTTCTGGACGACGAGGACAGCGCCGACCCCCGCTGGTGGCAGGCCGGCGGGGCGGACCAGCCCCCGGAGCCGAACGACTGGGAGTCCCAGCAGGCCTACCCCAGCCGGCCAGTCGTCAATCTTTCCTGGTATCAGGCCATGGCCTTCTGCGCCTGGCTGACCGGTAAGCTGGCCCGGCCCCAAGGCGCCGAGGGCACCCTCTGGTTGCCCCCGGGCCTCGCGGTGCGGCTGCCGACCGAGGCGGAGTGGGAATACGCCGCCCGCGGCGAGTCCGGTCGACGCTATCCCTGGGGCGACGCGCCGCCCGACGCACAGCGCGCCAATTACGGCGAAACCAAGGTCGGGCACGAGACCCCGGTCGGCATCTTCCCCGGCGATTGCACCCCGGACGGCGTGCTGGACCTGGCCGGCAATGTCCTGGAGTGGTGCCTTGATGTCTACCGTAAGGAGTTCTATGCCGAGTGTCAGGGCCAAGGCACGGCGGTCGACCCCTGCGCCACTGGCGACGGCGGGTCGTCGCGCGTGCTGCGCGGCGGTGCTTTCGACGTCAGGGCCGGGGTCCTGCGCTCCTCGTTCCGGAACTGGTTCGAGTCCTGGGGCCGGGTCCAGGGCGTCGGGTTCCGCTGCGTCCTGGCCGCGCCCCGCCAGCCTTGA
- a CDS encoding helix-turn-helix domain-containing protein — MQLTLEQAAERLGKSVRQVRYLIQSGVLPAAKTGGRWLIAAAAFSFPRASSTAVKSSLTSSPAWGRRTPVRPGLSATRNAAVACEVAPHWGAAPPVPAPASACALSRVHLPRERLQRCHAGVGRFAPRSPRAQLDPRLQPWPADPRLKPWTPTGRCLGWPEP, encoded by the coding sequence ATGCAACTCACCCTCGAACAAGCCGCGGAACGTCTGGGCAAGTCCGTCCGCCAGGTACGCTACCTGATCCAGAGCGGTGTCCTGCCCGCCGCCAAGACCGGCGGGCGCTGGCTGATCGCCGCCGCGGCCTTCTCGTTCCCACGCGCAAGCAGCACTGCCGTCAAGTCAAGCCTCACTTCCAGTCCGGCCTGGGGGCGCCGCACCCCAGTGCGGCCCGGCCTATCCGCAACACGCAACGCCGCGGTCGCTTGCGAGGTCGCGCCGCACTGGGGTGCGGCGCCCCCAGTGCCGGCTCCCGCCTCAGCGTGTGCGCTGTCGCGAGTGCATCTGCCTCGTGAACGGCTCCAGCGATGTCACGCAGGTGTCGGGCGCTTCGCGCCCCGCAGCCCGCGGGCGCAGTTGGATCCAAGGCTTCAGCCTTGGCCTGCCGATCCAAGGCTGAAGCCTTGGACTCCAACTGGCCGGTGCCTCGGCTGGCCGGAACCATGA
- a CDS encoding SUMF1/EgtB/PvdO family nonheme iron enzyme, whose product MLRDLARFIAAEIGRGADQDQVAKVLAAPAQRKVLLKRLAAYLKFYADWLGKPQKLPWWQRSIEIRGQRLHVAGLDSAWMACGDTDRGHLLLGRYQVNQTVLHPAQAQLGLEDLAGNCWEWCDDVHSEDQGAVGSPRFLRGGAFGGGAGFLRSSVRGGVGPGDRDPGVGFRCVLAASRQP is encoded by the coding sequence GTGTTACGGGATCTGGCCCGTTTCATCGCCGCCGAGATCGGACGCGGTGCCGACCAGGACCAGGTGGCCAAGGTCCTCGCCGCACCGGCACAACGCAAGGTCTTGCTCAAGCGCCTTGCCGCCTATCTCAAGTTCTATGCCGACTGGCTGGGTAAGCCCCAGAAGCTCCCCTGGTGGCAGCGCTCGATCGAGATCCGCGGTCAACGCCTGCACGTCGCCGGGCTCGACTCCGCCTGGATGGCCTGCGGCGACACGGACCGCGGGCACCTGCTGCTTGGCCGCTACCAGGTCAACCAGACCGTTCTGCACCCGGCGCAGGCGCAGCTTGGGCTGGAGGACCTGGCCGGCAACTGTTGGGAGTGGTGCGACGACGTCCATTCTGAGGACCAGGGGGCGGTCGGGTCGCCGCGGTTCCTGCGCGGCGGTGCTTTCGGCGGCGGGGCCGGGTTCCTGCGCTCCTCGGTCCGGGGCGGGGTCGGGCCCGGGGACCGGGACCCGGGCGTCGGGTTCCGCTGCGTCCTGGCCGCGTCCCGCCAGCCTTGA
- a CDS encoding chlororespiratory reduction 6 domain-containing protein: MPKPKYPHARLSPAKDEILAIAIMRESVVTHDIRPLLDKLLPLAATREAAVAWEGKVTFFFDGWDQDPRETAEIPEIRAYFLDVTAEFPYWFHFVEKVGDTFWHVLRLLCRGHREAVQGGMIGWRFEDPAEIVRQVELLSRHMNQMYERLHLPLTMHQRVSQEVAQLIECSFE; the protein is encoded by the coding sequence ATGCCCAAGCCCAAGTACCCTCACGCCCGCCTGTCCCCGGCCAAGGACGAGATCCTCGCCATCGCCATCATGCGCGAGTCGGTGGTGACGCACGACATCCGGCCCCTGCTAGACAAGCTCCTGCCGCTGGCTGCCACCCGAGAGGCGGCCGTCGCCTGGGAGGGCAAGGTGACCTTCTTCTTCGACGGCTGGGACCAGGACCCGCGCGAGACCGCCGAGATCCCGGAGATCCGCGCCTACTTCCTGGACGTGACGGCCGAGTTTCCCTACTGGTTTCACTTCGTGGAGAAGGTCGGCGACACCTTCTGGCATGTGCTGCGGTTGCTGTGCCGCGGCCACCGCGAGGCGGTCCAGGGCGGGATGATCGGCTGGCGGTTCGAGGACCCGGCCGAGATCGTCCGTCAGGTTGAACTCCTGTCGCGCCACATGAACCAGATGTACGAGCGACTCCACCTACCCCTGACGATGCATCAGCGCGTCTCGCAGGAGGTCGCGCAGTTGATCGAGTGCTCGTTCGAGTGA